The proteins below are encoded in one region of Streptomyces sp. NBC_00490:
- a CDS encoding GNAT family N-acetyltransferase, which translates to MTTPHTFAFRPLDPLKDAELLHGWVTHPKAAFWMMQDAKLEDVERAYMEIAADEHHHALLGLDAYGAPAFLMEKYDPAHRELVGLYDPRPGDVGMHFLTPATDTPVHGFTRSVITAVMAHLFEDPAVERVVVEPDVSNKAVHALNEAVGFVPEREIQKPEKTALLSFCTREQFLAATAVTA; encoded by the coding sequence ATGACCACCCCCCACACCTTCGCCTTCCGCCCGCTCGACCCGCTCAAGGACGCCGAGCTGCTGCACGGCTGGGTCACCCACCCCAAGGCCGCGTTCTGGATGATGCAGGACGCGAAACTGGAGGACGTCGAGCGCGCGTACATGGAGATCGCCGCCGACGAGCACCACCACGCGCTGCTGGGCCTCGACGCGTACGGCGCCCCCGCCTTCCTCATGGAGAAGTACGACCCCGCCCACCGCGAACTGGTCGGCCTGTACGACCCGCGGCCCGGCGACGTCGGCATGCACTTCCTCACCCCCGCGACCGACACCCCGGTCCACGGCTTCACCCGGTCCGTCATCACCGCCGTGATGGCCCACCTCTTCGAGGACCCCGCCGTGGAACGCGTCGTCGTCGAGCCGGACGTCTCCAACAAGGCCGTCCACGCCCTCAACGAGGCCGTCGGGTTCGTCCCCGAGCGGGAGATCCAGAAGCCGGAGAAAACGGCCCTGCTGAGCTTCTGCACCCGGGAGCAGTTCTTGGCGGCGACGGCGGTGACGGCATGA
- a CDS encoding IucA/IucC family protein: MTLADSVAHLSPERWEQANRLLIRKALAEFAHERLITPEATADGRFEVRSDDGLTRYGFTATRRALDHWQVDADSISRHRDGVDRPLAALDFFIELKKSLGLSDEILPVYLEEISSTLSGTCYKLTKPQIPVAELVRADFQAIETGMTEGHPCFVANNGRLGFGIHEYLSYAPETANPVRLVWLAAHRSRAAFTAGVGIEYESFVRDELGAQTVERFHEKLTAEGLDPADYLFIPVHPWQWWNKLSVTFAAEVARRHLVCLGEGDDEYLAQQSIRTFFNTSHPEKHYVKTALSVINMGFMRGLSAAYMEATPAINDWLAQLIDNDPVLKSTGLSVIRERAAVGYRHLEYEAATDRYSPYRKMLAALWREGPVGTLQGGESLATMASLVHVDHEGKSFAGALIEQSGLAPTQWLRRYLTAYFTPLLHSFYAYDLVYMPHGENVILVLKDGVVERAIYKDIAEEIAVMDVDAVLPPAVERLRVDVPEDKKLLSIFTDVFDCFFRFLAANLAAEGIVAEDDFWRTVADITREYQASLPELADKFRQYDMFAPEFALSCLNRLQLRNNKQMVDLADPAGALQLVGNLKNPIAGF; encoded by the coding sequence ATGACCCTCGCCGACTCGGTCGCCCACCTCTCCCCCGAGCGCTGGGAGCAGGCCAACCGCCTCCTCATCCGCAAGGCCCTCGCCGAGTTCGCCCACGAGCGGCTCATCACGCCGGAGGCCACCGCCGACGGCCGCTTCGAGGTCCGCAGCGACGACGGTCTGACCCGCTACGGGTTCACCGCCACGCGCCGCGCCCTCGACCACTGGCAGGTCGACGCCGACTCGATCTCCCGTCACCGAGACGGCGTCGACCGCCCCCTCGCCGCGCTGGACTTCTTCATCGAGCTGAAGAAGTCGCTGGGCCTGAGCGACGAGATCCTGCCGGTCTATCTGGAGGAGATCTCCTCCACCCTCTCCGGCACCTGCTACAAGCTCACCAAGCCGCAGATCCCGGTCGCCGAACTCGTCCGCGCGGACTTCCAGGCCATCGAGACCGGCATGACCGAGGGCCACCCCTGCTTCGTCGCCAACAACGGACGGCTCGGCTTCGGCATCCACGAGTACCTGTCGTACGCCCCGGAGACGGCGAACCCGGTCCGCCTGGTGTGGCTGGCCGCACACCGCTCGCGCGCCGCGTTCACGGCGGGTGTCGGGATCGAGTACGAGTCCTTCGTACGGGACGAGTTGGGCGCTCAGACGGTCGAGCGCTTCCACGAGAAGCTCACCGCCGAGGGCCTCGACCCGGCCGACTACCTCTTCATCCCCGTCCACCCCTGGCAGTGGTGGAACAAGCTCTCCGTCACCTTCGCCGCCGAGGTCGCCCGCCGGCACCTGGTCTGCCTCGGTGAGGGCGACGACGAGTACCTGGCCCAGCAGTCCATCCGGACCTTCTTCAACACCTCGCACCCCGAGAAGCACTACGTGAAGACGGCCCTGTCCGTCATCAACATGGGCTTCATGCGCGGACTGTCGGCCGCGTACATGGAGGCGACCCCGGCGATCAACGACTGGCTGGCCCAACTCATCGACAACGACCCCGTGTTGAAGTCGACGGGCCTGTCGGTCATCCGTGAGCGCGCGGCCGTCGGCTACCGGCACCTGGAGTACGAGGCGGCGACCGACCGCTACTCGCCGTACCGCAAGATGCTGGCGGCCCTGTGGCGGGAGGGCCCGGTGGGCACCCTCCAGGGCGGCGAGTCGCTGGCGACGATGGCCTCCCTGGTCCACGTCGACCACGAGGGGAAGTCCTTCGCGGGCGCCCTGATCGAGCAGTCGGGCCTGGCGCCCACCCAGTGGCTGCGCCGCTATCTGACGGCGTACTTCACCCCGCTGCTGCACAGCTTCTACGCCTACGACCTGGTCTACATGCCGCACGGCGAGAACGTGATCCTGGTCCTGAAGGACGGCGTCGTGGAGCGCGCGATCTACAAGGACATCGCCGAGGAGATCGCGGTCATGGACGTCGACGCGGTCCTGCCGCCGGCGGTCGAGCGGCTGCGGGTGGACGTGCCGGAGGACAAGAAACTCCTCTCGATCTTCACGGACGTCTTCGACTGCTTCTTCCGCTTCCTCGCCGCGAACCTCGCCGCCGAGGGAATCGTGGCGGAGGACGACTTCTGGCGGACGGTCGCGGACATCACCCGCGAGTACCAGGCCTCGCTGCCCGAACTGGCCGACAAGTTCCGGCAGTACGACATGTTCGCCCCGGAGTTCGCGCTGTCCTGCCTCAACCGGCTCCAGCTGCGCAACAACAAGCAGATGGTGGACCTGGCCGACCCGGCGGGCGCACTGCAGCTCGTCGGCAACCTGAAGAACCCGATCGCCGGGTTCTGA
- a CDS encoding beta-N-acetylhexosaminidase, with the protein MARLLGSLLLMATAGTFVAGAAPAPEAETAGPLGEVVPAPASVEPGGSPYRITRATRIRVDDSGAVRRIGEYVADVLRPSTGYPLPVTSRGKGGIQLRLAKGSFGAEGYRLDSGAKGVTITAAQPAGLFHGVQTLRQLLPAAVEKDSVQPGPWLVAGGTIKDTPRYGWRGAMLDVSRHFFTVDQVKRYVDQLALYKVNKLHLHLSDDQGWRIAVDSWPRLATHGGSTQVGGGPGGFYTKADYREIVRYAASRYLEVVPEIDMPGHTNAALASYAELNCDGVAPPLYTGTEVGFSSLCVAKEITYDFVDDVIRELAALTPGRYLHIGGDEAHSTSHEDYVKFMDRVQPVVAEYGKTVVGWHQLTGATPAKGAVAQYWGLDDTSAEEKERVAAAARNGTGIVLSPADRIYLDMKYTADTPLGLDWAGLVEVQRSYDWDPGSYLPGVPASAVRGVEAPMWTETLTNSADIEYMAFPRLAGAAELGWSPAATHDWDRYKVRLAAQGPRWEALGIDYYRSPQVPWPAR; encoded by the coding sequence ATGGCCCGACTGCTCGGCTCGTTGCTGCTGATGGCGACCGCGGGCACCTTCGTCGCGGGAGCGGCGCCCGCCCCCGAGGCGGAGACGGCCGGGCCGCTCGGCGAGGTCGTCCCGGCGCCCGCCTCGGTCGAGCCGGGCGGATCGCCGTACCGCATCACCCGCGCCACCCGCATCCGCGTCGACGACTCCGGTGCGGTCCGCCGGATCGGCGAGTACGTGGCGGACGTGCTGCGCCCCTCGACCGGCTATCCGCTGCCGGTCACCTCCCGCGGCAAGGGCGGCATCCAACTGCGGCTGGCCAAGGGGTCGTTCGGCGCCGAGGGCTACCGCCTCGACAGCGGCGCCAAGGGCGTCACCATCACCGCCGCCCAGCCCGCGGGGCTCTTCCACGGCGTCCAGACCCTGCGTCAGCTCCTCCCGGCCGCCGTCGAGAAGGACTCGGTGCAGCCGGGCCCGTGGCTGGTGGCCGGCGGCACGATCAAGGACACCCCGCGCTACGGCTGGCGCGGCGCGATGCTGGACGTGTCCCGGCACTTCTTCACCGTCGACCAGGTCAAGCGGTACGTCGACCAACTCGCCCTGTACAAGGTCAACAAGCTGCACCTGCACCTCAGCGACGACCAGGGCTGGCGGATCGCCGTCGACTCCTGGCCGCGCCTTGCGACCCACGGTGGCTCCACCCAGGTCGGCGGCGGGCCCGGCGGCTTCTACACGAAGGCCGACTACCGGGAGATCGTCCGGTACGCCGCCTCCCGCTATCTGGAGGTCGTCCCCGAGATCGACATGCCGGGCCACACCAACGCGGCCCTCGCCTCCTACGCCGAGCTCAACTGCGACGGCGTCGCGCCGCCGCTGTACACCGGCACCGAGGTCGGCTTCAGCTCGCTGTGTGTGGCGAAGGAGATCACGTACGACTTCGTGGACGACGTGATTCGGGAGCTCGCCGCGCTCACACCGGGCCGGTATCTGCACATCGGCGGGGACGAGGCGCACTCCACGAGCCACGAGGACTACGTGAAGTTCATGGACCGGGTGCAGCCGGTCGTCGCCGAGTACGGCAAGACCGTGGTGGGCTGGCACCAGCTGACCGGGGCGACGCCCGCGAAGGGGGCGGTGGCTCAGTACTGGGGGCTCGACGACACGAGCGCCGAGGAGAAGGAGCGGGTCGCGGCGGCCGCGCGCAACGGGACCGGGATCGTGCTGTCGCCCGCCGACCGGATCTACCTCGACATGAAGTACACGGCGGACACCCCGCTGGGGCTGGACTGGGCCGGTCTGGTCGAGGTGCAGCGGTCGTACGACTGGGACCCCGGCAGCTACCTTCCGGGCGTGCCCGCTTCGGCCGTCCGCGGGGTCGAGGCACCGATGTGGACGGAGACGCTCACGAACTCCGCGGACATCGAGTACATGGCCTTCCCGAGGCTGGCGGGGGCGGCGGAGCTGGGGTGGTCGCCGGCGGCCACGCACGACTGGGACCGGTACAAGGTGCGGCTCGCGGCGCAGGGGCCGCGGTGGGAGGCGCTGGGGATCGACTACTACAGGTCGCCCCAAGTTCCCTGGCCCGCACGGTAG
- a CDS encoding DUF4429 domain-containing protein, translated as MAEIIQKDGTWTFDGDALRLTPGRDKNVSLFRKTLGELVVPLGALAGVSFEQGRKAGRLRLRLRDGADPLLHATGGRLTEPNDPYQLIVESDRYGVAEYFVDEVRNALLLDQVPAAPVAGYLLPGPAVPLSVSAGDGTASFDGERVRLEWNWKTEDAKAAAGIRTLAVTDLDGVEWLPAVGLENGCLRFSVKNAPTKAPPKYDPNSVELWGFKKDPLMALIAAAVQARLPHPARATATDVREGRPELPSAPVGSAEDDHDALLRRLRELGELRRTGVLTDEEFTLAKQAVLKRM; from the coding sequence ATGGCGGAAATCATCCAGAAGGACGGCACCTGGACCTTCGACGGCGACGCCCTGCGGCTGACCCCGGGGCGCGACAAGAACGTCAGCCTGTTCCGCAAGACCCTGGGTGAACTGGTCGTCCCGCTGGGCGCGTTGGCGGGCGTCTCGTTCGAGCAGGGCCGCAAGGCCGGGCGGCTCAGGTTACGGCTGCGGGACGGCGCGGACCCGCTGCTGCACGCCACCGGCGGCCGGCTGACCGAGCCCAACGACCCGTACCAGCTGATCGTCGAGTCCGACCGCTACGGCGTCGCCGAGTACTTCGTGGACGAGGTCAGGAACGCCCTGCTGCTCGACCAGGTCCCGGCCGCGCCGGTCGCCGGGTACCTGCTGCCGGGCCCGGCCGTCCCGCTGTCCGTGTCCGCCGGGGACGGCACCGCGAGCTTCGACGGCGAGCGTGTCCGGCTGGAGTGGAACTGGAAGACGGAGGACGCCAAGGCCGCCGCCGGCATCCGCACCCTCGCCGTCACCGACCTCGACGGCGTGGAGTGGCTCCCGGCGGTCGGCCTGGAGAACGGCTGTCTGCGCTTCAGCGTGAAGAACGCGCCGACCAAGGCGCCCCCGAAGTACGACCCCAACTCGGTGGAGCTGTGGGGCTTCAAGAAGGACCCGCTGATGGCCCTCATCGCGGCGGCCGTCCAGGCCCGGCTCCCGCACCCGGCCAGGGCGACCGCCACGGACGTACGCGAGGGACGACCGGAACTGCCCTCCGCTCCGGTCGGGTCCGCCGAGGACGACCACGACGCCCTCCTGCGCCGCCTGCGCGAGCTCGGCGAGCTGCGCCGCACGGGTGTGCTGACGGACGAGGAGTTCACGCTGGCCAAACAGGCGGTCCTCAAGCGGATGTGA
- a CDS encoding purple acid phosphatase family protein, whose product MGVPEQLAERMSMAEQHEYLRTRFSRRTMIRGGAVTLGAVAGGVFVPGATAQATPLATPSATPRTETVDGSLVAPFGRHLAFGADPRTELTVSWQVPVPVKKPFLRIGVHPWDLSRKIEAEVRTLYTPAGVGASGDHTQYYVHAELSRLKPGRTYYYGVGHQGFDPAEPHLLGTLGTFTTAPAHKKPFTFTAFGDEGVGYHGLANNSLLLGQNPAFHLHAGDIAYADPAGQGKTADTGFDSRVWDQFLAQTESVAKSVPWMPAYGNHDMEAWYSPNGYGGEEARWNLPANGPDAKNLPGVYSFVYGNTAVISLDANDISYEIPANLGLSGGTQTTWLEAQLRKFRAAHDIDFVVVFFHHCAYCTSTAHASEGGVRQEWVPLFEKYTVDLVINGHNHQYERTDVIKGGEVAKKLPVGGTAYPESEGVVYVTAGAAGRSLYAFSAAESYEGHENEVESVASFINTKDGKQNETVTWSRVRYLDYSFLRVDVTPAARGRTATLTVRGIAETGEEVDRFTVARKAK is encoded by the coding sequence ATGGGCGTACCCGAGCAGCTCGCCGAGCGCATGAGCATGGCCGAGCAGCACGAGTACCTGCGCACCAGATTCTCCCGGCGCACGATGATCAGAGGCGGCGCCGTCACCCTGGGCGCCGTCGCGGGCGGCGTGTTCGTGCCGGGCGCCACCGCACAGGCCACACCCCTGGCCACCCCGTCGGCCACGCCGCGCACCGAGACGGTCGACGGTTCCCTCGTCGCCCCCTTCGGCCGCCACCTCGCCTTCGGCGCCGACCCGCGCACCGAGCTCACCGTCTCCTGGCAGGTCCCGGTCCCCGTCAAGAAGCCCTTCCTCCGCATCGGCGTCCACCCCTGGGACCTCTCCCGCAAGATCGAGGCCGAGGTCCGCACCCTCTACACACCGGCCGGCGTCGGGGCGAGCGGCGATCACACGCAGTACTACGTGCACGCCGAGCTGAGCCGGCTCAAGCCTGGCCGGACGTACTACTACGGCGTCGGCCACCAGGGCTTCGACCCCGCCGAGCCGCACCTCCTGGGCACCCTCGGCACCTTCACCACCGCCCCCGCGCACAAGAAGCCGTTCACCTTCACCGCCTTCGGTGACGAGGGCGTCGGCTACCACGGCCTTGCCAACAACAGCCTGCTCCTCGGCCAGAACCCCGCCTTCCACCTCCACGCCGGCGACATCGCGTACGCCGACCCGGCGGGCCAGGGCAAGACCGCCGACACCGGCTTCGACTCGCGCGTGTGGGACCAGTTCCTGGCCCAGACCGAGTCCGTCGCCAAGTCCGTGCCGTGGATGCCGGCGTACGGCAACCACGACATGGAGGCCTGGTACTCGCCCAACGGCTACGGCGGCGAGGAGGCCCGCTGGAACCTTCCCGCCAACGGACCCGACGCCAAGAACCTCCCCGGCGTCTACTCCTTCGTCTACGGCAACACCGCGGTCATCTCGCTCGACGCCAACGACATCTCGTACGAGATCCCGGCCAACCTCGGCCTCTCCGGTGGCACCCAGACCACGTGGCTGGAGGCGCAGCTCAGGAAGTTCCGGGCGGCGCACGACATCGACTTCGTCGTGGTCTTCTTCCACCACTGCGCCTACTGCACCTCCACCGCGCACGCCTCGGAGGGGGGTGTGCGCCAGGAGTGGGTGCCGCTGTTCGAGAAGTACACCGTGGACCTGGTCATCAACGGCCACAACCACCAGTACGAGCGCACCGACGTCATCAAGGGGGGCGAGGTCGCCAAGAAGCTGCCGGTCGGCGGCACGGCGTACCCCGAGAGCGAGGGCGTGGTGTACGTGACGGCGGGCGCGGCGGGCCGCAGCCTGTACGCGTTCAGCGCGGCGGAGTCCTACGAGGGGCACGAGAACGAGGTCGAGTCCGTCGCCTCGTTCATCAACACCAAGGACGGCAAGCAGAACGAGACCGTCACCTGGTCCCGGGTGCGCTACCTCGACTACTCGTTCCTGCGCGTCGACGTCACGCCCGCGGCCAGGGGCCGGACGGCCACGCTGACGGTACGCGGCATCGCCGAGACGGGCGAGGAGGTCGACCGCTTCACGGTGGCCCGCAAGGCCAAGTAG
- the glmS gene encoding glutamine--fructose-6-phosphate transaminase (isomerizing), with translation MCGIVGYIGKRDVAPLLLEGLQRLEYRGYDSAGIVVTSPKTAGLKMVKAKGRVRDLEAKVPARFKGTTGIAHTRWATHGAPSDVNAHPHMSADLKVAVVHNGIIDNASDLRRKLEADGVEFLSETDTEVLVHLIARSQAEKLEDKVRETLRVIEGTYGIAVMHADFNDRIVVARNGSPVVLGIGEKEMFVASDIAALVTHTRQIVTLDDGEMATLKADDFRTYTTEGTRTTSEPTTVEWEAASYDMGGHDTYMHKEIHEQADAVDRVLRGRIDDRFSTVHLGGLNLDAREARQIRRVKILGCGTSYHAGMIGAQMIEELARIPADAEPASEFRYRNAVVDPETLYVAVSQSGETYDVLAAVQELKRKGARVFGVVNVVGSAIAREADAGIYVHAGPEVCVVSTKCFTNTTVAFALLALHLGRTRDLSVRDGKRIIEGLRKLPEQITEILDNEAEIKKLAEQYADARSMLFIGRVRGYPVAREASLKLKEVSYIHAEAYPASELKHGPLALIEPALPTVAIVPDDDLLEKNRAAMEEIKARSGKILAVAHQDQEKADHTIVVPKNEDELDPILLGIPLQLLAYHTALVLGRDIDKPRNLAKSVTVE, from the coding sequence ATGTGCGGAATCGTCGGATACATCGGAAAGCGCGATGTGGCCCCCCTCCTCCTGGAGGGCCTTCAGCGCCTGGAGTACCGCGGCTACGACTCGGCGGGCATCGTCGTCACGTCCCCGAAGACGGCGGGCCTGAAGATGGTCAAGGCCAAGGGCCGGGTCCGTGACCTGGAGGCCAAGGTCCCGGCGCGCTTCAAGGGCACGACCGGTATCGCCCACACCCGCTGGGCCACCCACGGCGCCCCCTCCGATGTGAACGCCCACCCGCACATGTCGGCCGACCTCAAGGTCGCCGTGGTCCACAACGGGATCATCGACAACGCCTCCGACCTGCGCCGCAAGCTGGAGGCGGACGGCGTCGAGTTCCTCTCCGAGACCGACACCGAGGTCCTCGTCCACCTCATCGCCCGCTCCCAGGCCGAGAAGCTCGAGGACAAGGTCCGCGAGACGCTGCGGGTCATCGAGGGCACGTACGGCATCGCGGTGATGCACGCCGACTTCAACGACCGCATCGTCGTGGCGCGCAACGGCTCCCCGGTCGTCCTCGGCATCGGCGAGAAGGAGATGTTCGTCGCCTCGGACATCGCCGCCCTGGTCACCCACACGCGGCAGATAGTGACGCTGGACGACGGCGAGATGGCCACGCTCAAGGCCGACGACTTCCGCACCTACACGACGGAGGGCACCCGTACGACGTCGGAGCCCACCACCGTCGAGTGGGAGGCCGCCTCCTACGACATGGGCGGCCACGACACGTACATGCACAAGGAGATCCACGAGCAGGCCGACGCCGTGGACCGCGTGCTGCGCGGCCGCATCGACGACCGCTTCTCCACCGTGCACCTCGGCGGCCTCAACCTGGACGCCCGGGAGGCCCGCCAGATCCGCCGGGTGAAGATCCTCGGCTGCGGCACCTCGTACCACGCGGGCATGATCGGCGCCCAGATGATCGAGGAGCTGGCCCGCATCCCCGCGGACGCCGAGCCGGCGTCCGAGTTCCGCTACCGCAACGCGGTCGTGGACCCCGAGACGCTGTACGTGGCGGTCTCCCAGTCGGGTGAGACGTACGACGTCCTCGCCGCGGTCCAGGAGCTGAAGCGCAAGGGCGCGCGGGTCTTCGGTGTGGTGAACGTGGTCGGCTCGGCGATCGCCCGCGAGGCGGACGCCGGCATCTACGTCCACGCGGGCCCCGAGGTCTGCGTGGTCTCCACGAAGTGCTTCACCAACACCACGGTCGCCTTCGCCCTGCTGGCGCTCCACCTGGGCCGCACCCGTGACCTCTCGGTCCGCGACGGCAAGCGCATCATCGAGGGCCTGCGCAAGCTGCCGGAGCAGATCACCGAGATCCTCGACAACGAGGCGGAGATCAAGAAGCTGGCCGAGCAGTACGCGGACGCCCGCTCGATGCTCTTCATCGGCCGGGTCCGGGGCTACCCGGTGGCCCGTGAGGCCTCCCTGAAGCTCAAGGAGGTCTCGTACATCCACGCCGAGGCCTACCCCGCCTCCGAGCTCAAGCACGGCCCCCTGGCCCTGATCGAGCCCGCCCTCCCCACGGTCGCGATCGTCCCCGACGACGACCTCCTGGAGAAGAACCGCGCCGCCATGGAGGAGATCAAGGCCCGCAGCGGCAAGATCCTCGCGGTCGCCCACCAGGACCAGGAGAAGGCCGACCACACGATCGTCGTCCCGAAGAACGAGGACGAACTGGACCCGATCCTCCTCGGCATCCCGCTCCAACTCCTCGCCTACCACACGGCTTTGGTACTGGGCAGGGACATCGACAAGCCGAGGAACCTCGCCAAGTCCGTGACGGTGGAGTAG
- a CDS encoding GPR1/FUN34/YaaH family transporter, with product MDNDVSAGATTTVVGRLALGITLLAFGLGHTDVIDGVTAADAVSIAQYVGGIALFVAGLMAFRDRDTANGTAFAALGALWFTWAVSDAGSANAAGLFLTLFALVALSLTLAGGDQLGQGAYGLFFVALVLMAIAQFAGNDGLTKVGGWFAVAAGAVAWYAATAAMAHWPTVLPRRAAGRGVTATG from the coding sequence GTGGACAATGACGTCTCCGCGGGAGCAACCACCACCGTCGTCGGCCGACTCGCCCTCGGGATCACCCTCCTGGCGTTCGGCCTCGGCCACACCGACGTGATCGACGGCGTGACAGCCGCTGACGCGGTGTCAATCGCCCAGTACGTGGGCGGAATCGCCCTCTTCGTCGCGGGCCTCATGGCCTTCCGCGACCGTGACACCGCCAACGGCACCGCCTTCGCGGCGCTGGGTGCGCTGTGGTTCACCTGGGCCGTCTCGGACGCCGGTTCCGCCAACGCGGCCGGGCTGTTCCTCACGCTCTTCGCCCTCGTGGCGCTGTCTCTCACCCTCGCGGGCGGGGACCAACTCGGGCAGGGCGCCTACGGGTTGTTCTTCGTGGCGCTGGTGCTCATGGCCATCGCCCAGTTCGCCGGCAACGACGGGCTCACCAAGGTGGGTGGATGGTTCGCCGTCGCCGCGGGTGCGGTGGCCTGGTATGCGGCGACCGCGGCGATGGCTCACTGGCCGACGGTGCTTCCTCGACGTGCTGCCGGCCGGGGGGTGACGGCCACCGGCTAA
- a CDS encoding universal stress protein: MAGHEFFEPADRKRPVADPTAAEPLAAEEPRHSCDPAFKHGVVVGFDGSTSSERALAYSIGMAHRSGSGLIIVHVANRLPTTVWAGCEPPVFVDVPDHRTEVLGLELACADYLAEVPWILVERGGDICHELEEVGREYEADAIVVGSTHGLVGRIFGSVAGRLAKRAKRPVVVIP, from the coding sequence ATGGCCGGTCACGAATTCTTTGAACCCGCGGACCGCAAGCGGCCCGTCGCCGACCCCACGGCGGCCGAGCCCCTGGCGGCGGAAGAGCCACGCCATTCCTGCGACCCCGCCTTCAAGCACGGCGTAGTGGTCGGTTTCGACGGCTCCACGTCCAGTGAGCGCGCGCTCGCGTACTCCATCGGCATGGCCCATCGCTCCGGCTCGGGCCTGATCATCGTCCACGTCGCCAACCGGCTGCCCACCACCGTGTGGGCCGGCTGCGAGCCGCCGGTCTTCGTCGACGTGCCGGACCATCGCACCGAGGTGCTCGGACTCGAGCTCGCCTGTGCGGACTATCTCGCCGAGGTGCCGTGGATCCTCGTCGAGCGGGGCGGCGACATCTGCCATGAACTCGAAGAGGTCGGGCGCGAGTACGAGGCGGACGCGATCGTCGTCGGCTCCACGCACGGGCTCGTCGGGCGGATCTTCGGGTCCGTCGCGGGGCGGCTCGCCAAGCGTGCGAAGCGTCCTGTCGTCGTGATTCCGTAA